One part of the Alistipes onderdonkii genome encodes these proteins:
- a CDS encoding fimbrial protein yields the protein MNKCFITQWLLVLYLSLLVGCTKDVTSPEKVGEPISLGLTLDTYAGEDSNAKEHEKAIHNLYVFIYGSDGRLENPDNTRVQPATDGSLTDATGRIHGSWKVYGGQKDIYVIANVPDKLASTDKPRSSSIVAADALRRPTKDELAKFCMPWIGGSGNINVMRYNDFDYQTSGFFAGLMSGKKTVKVTAANQNQSVLVPLVRRYARIDLAVRKAPELANSDVKILSMDWSYIGLQSTLLAADPESTLEIYARTATPVVVGQISAADYTPLRPASKSNEAYEMYSGVYPKQDDPYRYQQLTLNALVNNSQVVYELNLCETGTDGKPDLAKPLPIEANKIYKINATLTRHTSDVDIEIQDWSDKQIDGSIGGSTLGLDSVVLVKAGNETRVPVSTIAETVRVKLSDAAARVGYSLSGADVSTGILELPVTGGKAEIPVTGPVAYPVGKEYNMTVLAGNIRRTVPLRIDATSVLQAENLRFDYRGGKKDVAVTSYLAFGDSNDTKLPMPWTAEYSRDGGQTWGSSLPDGFTITGAAGNGNLVGKESFNVNVSKQIGQKQPNFHTSALRDAAPVSNYDLSTQGGRTAMNTANCYVVSAPGTYTLPLVYGNGIKDGHPNPSAYTSTAQPSGGANQGNILKQFIDYKQQPITDPYIYNKYTAANACLVWQDAQELISDVKLSADGRNLTFSVPKESIQQGNAIVGIRDSGGSFIWSWHIWVTESSLNDCIEVTNSKGETFSFMPVNLGWVDGEPFTFPAREVWVKLTQPQTGASHIISVLQPDTLMAESTNPYYQWGRKDPMLPADYDVYGEFRGNKKAYYGDNKFVYAPKVGATANMNELPQYARPNIAWCIANPFTFIINGYADCLFLNLWSAQNGALYGDDNAPVVKTIYDPSPVGFCMPTRSAFSGFTSTGYTYIGIAGYGTIFNSPYTSADDYWRDKGWRFYCRPMPGEGKFDVSGGTIYFPYMGLRAPNSDSFIQEKDGPYWSALPNGSSLGHVLMGKYDRVNNYIQQPPTMSEMGRAFGCSVRPVREK from the coding sequence ATGAATAAATGTTTTATTACACAATGGCTATTGGTTCTCTATTTGTCGCTGCTTGTTGGATGCACCAAGGATGTGACCAGCCCGGAAAAGGTCGGCGAGCCGATTTCGTTAGGATTGACTCTTGACACCTATGCAGGCGAGGATTCGAATGCCAAGGAGCATGAGAAAGCGATTCATAACCTGTATGTCTTTATTTATGGTTCCGACGGACGGTTGGAGAACCCGGACAATACACGGGTGCAGCCTGCGACAGACGGTTCGCTGACTGATGCGACGGGGCGCATTCACGGTTCGTGGAAGGTTTATGGAGGACAAAAGGATATTTATGTCATAGCCAATGTCCCGGATAAATTGGCTTCGACGGACAAACCCCGATCGTCATCGATCGTTGCGGCGGATGCGTTACGCCGTCCGACGAAGGATGAGCTGGCGAAATTCTGCATGCCATGGATCGGCGGCTCCGGAAATATAAATGTCATGAGGTATAATGACTTTGATTATCAGACTTCAGGCTTTTTTGCCGGATTGATGAGTGGTAAAAAGACGGTGAAGGTAACGGCGGCAAACCAGAACCAGTCGGTTCTGGTTCCCCTCGTTCGCCGTTATGCCCGGATAGATCTGGCGGTACGCAAGGCTCCTGAACTGGCGAACAGCGACGTTAAGATACTTAGCATGGATTGGTCATATATCGGCTTGCAGTCCACGCTTCTGGCCGCAGACCCCGAAAGCACGCTCGAAATTTATGCAAGAACTGCTACCCCGGTCGTTGTCGGACAGATCTCTGCGGCCGATTATACTCCACTGAGACCTGCGTCGAAGTCGAATGAGGCCTACGAAATGTATTCGGGAGTATATCCGAAGCAAGATGATCCGTATCGGTATCAGCAGTTAACATTAAATGCATTGGTGAACAATTCGCAGGTAGTATATGAGCTTAATCTGTGTGAAACGGGAACCGATGGGAAACCGGATCTCGCAAAACCGCTTCCGATCGAAGCCAACAAAATATACAAAATCAATGCGACCCTTACACGGCACACCTCCGATGTCGATATCGAGATACAGGATTGGAGCGACAAGCAAATCGACGGTAGTATCGGCGGTTCCACGCTGGGCCTAGACTCGGTGGTGCTCGTCAAGGCAGGCAATGAAACGCGTGTCCCAGTGAGTACTATTGCGGAAACAGTCCGTGTAAAACTTTCTGATGCGGCCGCACGGGTAGGCTACTCCCTGAGCGGAGCTGATGTTTCAACCGGAATTCTGGAACTCCCCGTCACGGGCGGTAAGGCCGAAATTCCGGTTACGGGGCCTGTGGCATATCCCGTAGGGAAAGAATACAACATGACGGTTCTGGCCGGAAACATCCGTCGCACGGTACCCTTGCGAATTGACGCCACGTCCGTCTTGCAGGCCGAAAACCTGCGTTTCGACTATCGTGGAGGTAAAAAGGATGTTGCCGTGACGAGCTATCTTGCTTTCGGCGATTCGAATGACACGAAACTTCCCATGCCTTGGACGGCAGAATATTCAAGGGACGGTGGGCAAACATGGGGATCGAGTCTGCCGGATGGATTTACGATTACGGGAGCTGCCGGAAACGGAAATCTTGTCGGTAAAGAATCTTTCAATGTCAATGTCTCCAAGCAGATCGGGCAGAAGCAGCCCAATTTCCATACGAGCGCATTGCGTGATGCCGCACCCGTCAGCAATTACGACCTTTCGACTCAAGGCGGCAGAACTGCAATGAACACGGCGAATTGTTATGTGGTAAGCGCCCCCGGCACCTATACTCTTCCGTTGGTATATGGCAACGGAATCAAGGACGGACATCCCAACCCTTCGGCCTACACTTCGACGGCGCAGCCATCTGGAGGTGCGAATCAGGGGAATATATTGAAGCAGTTTATCGACTATAAGCAACAGCCAATAACTGATCCGTATATCTACAATAAGTACACGGCGGCTAATGCCTGTCTTGTCTGGCAGGATGCGCAGGAACTGATCTCCGATGTCAAACTCTCCGCCGACGGTCGTAACTTGACCTTTTCCGTGCCCAAGGAATCGATACAACAGGGCAACGCAATTGTTGGCATACGCGATTCGGGCGGTAGTTTCATCTGGAGCTGGCATATCTGGGTGACAGAAAGTTCACTGAACGACTGTATCGAGGTAACCAATTCAAAGGGAGAGACCTTCTCCTTCATGCCCGTGAATCTCGGATGGGTCGACGGCGAACCTTTCACGTTCCCGGCTAGGGAGGTGTGGGTGAAATTGACTCAGCCACAGACCGGTGCATCCCATATTATTTCGGTGTTGCAGCCCGACACCCTGATGGCTGAGAGCACTAACCCCTATTACCAGTGGGGGCGTAAAGACCCTATGTTACCTGCCGATTACGATGTTTATGGAGAATTCCGCGGTAACAAAAAGGCTTATTATGGGGACAATAAATTCGTTTATGCTCCCAAAGTGGGAGCAACTGCGAATATGAACGAACTCCCGCAGTACGCAAGGCCGAATATTGCGTGGTGCATTGCGAATCCTTTTACTTTCATAATAAACGGGTATGCAGATTGTTTGTTCCTGAATTTATGGAGTGCACAGAACGGGGCGCTGTATGGTGATGATAATGCCCCTGTCGTCAAAACGATATATGATCCTTCCCCCGTCGGTTTTTGCATGCCTACGAGGAGTGCGTTCTCCGGTTTCACCTCTACGGGATATACATATATTGGCATTGCTGGTTACGGTACTATATTCAATTCACCCTATACTTCGGCCGATGATTACTGGAGGGACAAAGGCTGGAGGTTCTATTGCCGACCGATGCCGGGAGAAGGTAAATTCGATGTGAGCGGAGGTACGATTTACTTCCCATACATGGGGCTGAGAGCGCCGAACAGCGACTCTTTTATACAGGAGAAAGATGGGCCTTACTGGAGTGCTCTACCTAACGGCTCTTCACTCGGACATGTATTGATGGGTAAATACGACAGAGTAAATAATTACATTCAACAACCGCCGACAATGAGTGAGATGGGACGGGCATTCGGTTGTTCGGTGCGTCCGGTTCGAGAAAAATAA